A single region of the Saprospiraceae bacterium genome encodes:
- a CDS encoding ADP-ribosylglycohydrolase family protein, whose product MTKAERFEGCIIGGAIGDAFGSGYENQEE is encoded by the coding sequence ATGACAAAAGCTGAAAGATTCGAGGGATGTATAATTGGTGGAGCAATTGGAGATGCATTTGGAAGTGGATATGAAAATCAAGAAGAGTAA
- a CDS encoding FkbM family methyltransferase, whose product MIKKIKYVYRAYRFRYLIDPNEINYIIQKLNKGDIAIDIGSHKGGYLYWLKKKVGKKGRVFAFEPQIQLYNYLQDISKTYGYKNIVIENKGLSFEEGKVNFFIPKTKKGDSPGARIGYLDNGTAYNEAEIEITTLDKYFLESKILPNLIKIDVEGHEEQVLSGGINLLKACMPKILIECENRHLGEKNIFDVFQLLLDIGYRGYFFKDKKLRPLNEFNIDIDQKIGEGRFWEANGYINNFIFEPEK is encoded by the coding sequence ATGATAAAGAAAATAAAATATGTTTATAGAGCTTATCGATTCCGGTATTTAATCGATCCCAATGAAATTAATTACATTATACAGAAACTTAACAAAGGTGACATCGCTATAGACATAGGGAGCCATAAAGGAGGATACCTTTACTGGCTAAAAAAAAAGGTTGGTAAAAAAGGAAGGGTCTTTGCATTTGAGCCACAAATACAACTATACAACTACTTACAGGATATATCCAAAACATATGGGTACAAAAACATCGTCATAGAAAATAAAGGCTTGTCCTTTGAAGAAGGGAAGGTTAATTTTTTTATCCCCAAAACGAAAAAAGGAGATTCTCCAGGCGCAAGAATAGGTTATTTAGACAATGGAACGGCATATAATGAAGCAGAAATAGAAATTACAACACTTGATAAGTATTTTCTTGAGTCTAAGATTCTTCCAAATTTAATAAAGATTGATGTTGAAGGGCATGAAGAGCAAGTTTTATCGGGAGGTATAAATTTATTAAAAGCATGTATGCCCAAAATATTGATAGAATGTGAAAATAGACACCTAGGTGAGAAGAATATTTTTGATGTATTTCAGTTGTTGCTAGATATTGGTTACCGCGGTTACTTTTTTAAGGATAAAAAACTAAGGCCTCTCAATGAATTCAATATAGATATTGATCAAAAGATCGGAGAAGGTAGATTTTGGGAAGCCAATGGGTATATCAATAACTTTATTTTTGAACCTGAGAAGTGA
- a CDS encoding glycosyltransferase family 39 protein, translated as MKLKTINVIWFYWIAVILLLPALLINLGLLAFIDDEGIRSLVAMEMKWSGNYIIPTMHGDFYYNKPPLYNWFLLLFFNLFGRFDEFVARFSTVLCLLGYGGTIFYFFRKQYDTKTAFLHALFLITCGRMLFWDSMLGLIDTCFSWVVFSVFMIIYHQFKARKFYSLFIGAYLLTAIGFLLKGLPSVVFLGITLVAWFIYKKEFKRLFSFPHILGGLLFLVIVGSYYVTYYIYNPDLEEVFRTLFSESSKRTITNHGLRNTILHILSFPFEMVYHFLPWTLLIIYFFRRDIKQLILADEFITYNLLIFIVNIVLYWTSPEVYPRYLLMLAPLIFSSYIYLHRIHEKENTWQYRFLSRLFLVVCSIIAVGSFAPFFIERPLGIPFRYLKTISIAGGLCFLTYLYWQIKTHRLAILVLFLVVFRIGFDWFVLPDRNQNDYGDACRISAIETGTAFKNKALFVYGITPYQAATSFYMTRSYGKIIYRKMTEFPAEAFYYIDPRYYPELPYNKIKEVKVRHGDLKHYDVVQLLID; from the coding sequence ATGAAATTAAAGACTATAAATGTAATATGGTTTTATTGGATAGCAGTTATACTATTGCTACCCGCTCTTTTGATAAACCTTGGTCTTTTGGCATTTATTGATGATGAAGGAATTCGATCTCTTGTAGCAATGGAAATGAAATGGTCTGGAAATTATATCATTCCGACTATGCATGGAGACTTCTATTATAATAAGCCGCCATTATATAATTGGTTTTTACTGCTATTTTTCAACCTATTTGGCCGTTTTGATGAATTTGTTGCTCGCTTTTCTACTGTTTTATGTCTTTTGGGATATGGGGGTACTATTTTTTATTTTTTCCGTAAGCAATATGATACTAAAACCGCTTTTCTCCATGCACTGTTTCTAATCACTTGTGGGCGAATGTTGTTTTGGGATTCTATGTTGGGACTCATTGACACCTGCTTTTCTTGGGTTGTTTTCTCCGTTTTTATGATTATTTATCATCAGTTTAAAGCTAGGAAATTTTATAGCCTCTTTATTGGAGCTTATTTGTTGACGGCCATTGGTTTTTTATTGAAAGGCTTACCGTCTGTTGTGTTTTTAGGGATTACTTTAGTGGCTTGGTTTATTTATAAAAAGGAATTTAAGAGACTATTTTCTTTCCCTCATATTTTAGGAGGCTTATTGTTTTTGGTTATTGTTGGCAGCTATTATGTAACCTATTACATATATAACCCTGATTTGGAAGAGGTTTTCCGTACCTTATTTTCAGAATCAAGCAAGCGCACCATTACCAACCACGGTTTGAGGAATACGATACTTCATATTCTTTCGTTCCCCTTCGAGATGGTCTATCACTTTTTACCATGGACCCTACTAATCATTTACTTTTTTAGAAGGGACATCAAACAACTGATCTTAGCAGATGAATTTATCACCTATAATCTCTTGATTTTTATAGTCAATATCGTCTTGTACTGGACATCTCCTGAGGTTTACCCTAGGTATCTTTTGATGTTAGCTCCTTTAATTTTTTCCAGTTATATTTATTTGCACAGGATTCACGAGAAAGAAAATACCTGGCAGTACCGTTTTTTGTCCAGGCTATTTCTAGTCGTATGTAGTATTATTGCAGTGGGTAGTTTTGCTCCTTTTTTTATCGAAAGACCCTTGGGGATTCCATTTCGATATCTAAAAACAATAAGCATCGCTGGGGGATTATGCTTTTTGACTTACCTCTACTGGCAAATAAAAACCCACCGATTAGCCATTTTAGTCCTTTTTCTAGTTGTTTTTCGCATTGGTTTTGATTGGTTTGTATTACCCGATAGAAACCAGAATGATTATGGAGATGCTTGTCGGATTAGCGCCATAGAAACGGGGACCGCCTTCAAAAATAAAGCGCTGTTTGTCTATGGAATCACGCCTTATCAGGCTGCTACCTCCTTTTATATGACCCGATCGTACGGCAAGATTATTTACCGTAAAATGACTGAATTTCCGGCTGAAGCCTTTTATTATATAGATCCTCGATATTATCCTGAATTGCCCTACAACAAAATAAAAGAAGTAAAGGTCAGACACGGCGATCTAAAACACTACGATGTCGTCCAATTGTTGATAGATTAA
- a CDS encoding YkgJ family cysteine cluster protein encodes MIPPDQLKQRAKDERKANKKFFQQLAQRKPKQLDQTVTELHDAVFEEMDCLTCANCCKTTSPIFTDKDIDRIARHLGMRPAVFVSTYLHLDEDGDYVLNVAPCPFLGTDNYCAIYEARPRACREYPHTNRKNFHQILDLTLKNTSICPAAFEVVKRLRAVGLK; translated from the coding sequence ATGATTCCACCAGATCAGCTCAAACAAAGAGCCAAAGATGAACGCAAGGCCAATAAAAAGTTTTTCCAACAATTGGCCCAACGGAAACCCAAGCAATTAGACCAAACCGTCACGGAATTGCACGATGCCGTTTTTGAAGAAATGGATTGTTTGACTTGTGCGAATTGTTGCAAAACAACCAGTCCCATCTTCACGGATAAAGATATAGACCGTATTGCCCGCCATTTAGGTATGCGTCCCGCTGTCTTCGTTTCTACCTATCTCCACCTGGATGAAGATGGCGATTACGTACTAAACGTAGCGCCCTGCCCTTTCCTTGGAACCGACAATTATTGCGCCATCTACGAAGCCCGCCCACGCGCCTGCCGTGAGTATCCTCATACCAATCGCAAAAACTTCCACCAAATATTGGATTTGACCCTAAAGAATACAAGTATCTGTCCGGCAGCCTTTGAAGTGGTAAAGCGCTTACGAGCGGTAGGATTAAAATAA
- the mtaB gene encoding tRNA (N(6)-L-threonylcarbamoyladenosine(37)-C(2))-methylthiotransferase MtaB produces MATPKSVAFYTLGCKLNYSETSAIGRLFEDAGYREHPFDKGADIYVINTCSVTDFADRKCRQIVRRALRKNPQAFVTVIGCYAQLKPEEIANIEGVDLVLGAAEKFRILDYIDDLAKSTDKGMVQAGEVKEAKDFVNAFSFGDRTRSFLKVQDGCDYKCTFCTIPLARGNSRSDTVENVVTNAQKIAAMGVKEIVLTGVNIGDFGNGTAVIEGERPKKEAMFIDLIKELDKVDGIERFRISSIEPNLCTDEIIEFVAQSKRFAHHFHMPLQSGNNKQLKMMRRRYNRELYAGRVAKIKALMPHCCIGVDVIVGFPGETEEDFLETYRFINELPISYLHVFTYSERPNTPAYDMSEPVPVEERRRRNQMLHILSEKKRRYFYEEHLGQTRPILFERSKTPGMMSGFTDNYVKVETPLQVDLLNQTRMAELQEINENGLVMV; encoded by the coding sequence ATGGCCACGCCAAAATCTGTTGCATTTTATACTTTAGGCTGTAAGCTTAATTATTCCGAGACTTCCGCCATCGGTCGATTGTTTGAAGATGCAGGTTATCGGGAACATCCATTTGATAAAGGGGCAGATATCTATGTGATAAATACTTGTTCTGTAACCGATTTTGCCGATCGCAAATGCCGGCAGATCGTGCGACGGGCACTTCGAAAGAATCCACAGGCTTTTGTAACGGTCATTGGATGTTATGCACAGCTCAAGCCTGAAGAAATTGCCAATATTGAAGGCGTCGATCTCGTCTTAGGAGCAGCTGAGAAGTTTCGCATTTTAGACTATATCGATGACCTGGCTAAGTCGACCGACAAAGGCATGGTACAGGCGGGAGAAGTGAAGGAAGCTAAAGATTTTGTCAATGCCTTTTCCTTTGGTGATCGTACCCGTTCTTTCCTGAAAGTACAGGACGGTTGTGACTATAAATGTACTTTTTGTACCATTCCCCTGGCCAGGGGCAATAGCCGAAGTGATACGGTTGAAAATGTGGTGACCAACGCGCAAAAAATTGCGGCGATGGGCGTCAAGGAAATTGTCCTGACGGGCGTAAATATCGGAGACTTTGGCAATGGCACGGCTGTGATTGAGGGGGAAAGGCCTAAAAAGGAGGCGATGTTTATCGACCTGATCAAGGAACTAGATAAGGTAGATGGCATCGAGAGATTCCGGATATCTTCCATAGAGCCCAATCTCTGCACGGACGAAATCATCGAATTTGTCGCCCAATCCAAGCGATTTGCACATCATTTCCATATGCCTCTACAGTCTGGCAATAACAAACAACTGAAAATGATGCGGCGCCGCTATAACCGGGAATTGTATGCCGGTCGTGTTGCCAAAATCAAGGCCTTAATGCCTCATTGCTGTATTGGTGTGGATGTCATCGTTGGATTTCCGGGAGAGACGGAGGAAGACTTCTTAGAGACTTATCGTTTTATCAACGAATTGCCTATATCTTATCTACACGTTTTTACGTATTCCGAAAGACCTAATACGCCTGCTTACGACATGTCGGAGCCAGTCCCCGTGGAGGAACGCCGCCGCCGCAACCAGATGCTCCATATACTTAGTGAGAAAAAACGCCGCTACTTCTACGAAGAGCACCTTGGGCAAACCAGGCCTATTCTGTTTGAAAGAAGTAAAACGCCGGGGATGATGTCTGGCTTTACCGATAACTATGTAAAAGTAGAAACGCCCCTTCAAGTAGACCTGCTCAATCAAACCAGAATGGCGGAGCTACAGGAGATCAATGAGAATGGCCTGGTGATGGTGTGA
- a CDS encoding DUF3127 domain-containing protein — MSFEVLGRLHKKFDTENKTDSFQAREFVIEVESGNYPQFVKFQLVQDRCALLDPHEEGSTIKVHFDLRGREWNGKYFTNLNAWRIDLPEPASATTPPPAADQGSFPSVSDDPGESADDDLPF, encoded by the coding sequence ATGTCTTTTGAAGTGCTGGGTCGACTACACAAAAAATTTGATACAGAGAATAAAACGGATAGCTTTCAGGCGCGTGAATTCGTTATTGAGGTGGAAAGTGGAAATTATCCACAGTTCGTCAAATTTCAATTGGTTCAGGATCGTTGTGCCCTTTTAGATCCGCACGAAGAAGGTAGTACCATAAAGGTCCATTTTGACCTCCGAGGTCGGGAATGGAATGGTAAATACTTCACCAATTTGAATGCATGGCGGATAGATTTACCAGAACCTGCTTCAGCGACTACGCCGCCACCGGCAGCAGACCAAGGTTCTTTCCCCTCCGTTTCAGATGATCCAGGGGAATCCGCAGACGATGATTTGCCATTTTAA
- a CDS encoding class I SAM-dependent methyltransferase, with amino-acid sequence MTIAEAALLIRDGVRSTDGTWADLGAGTGTFTQALQSILFSGKVFAVDKNPHALWRLPAHEKVFLEIVEADFSMPLDLPPLDGIIMANALHYLKDPAPFLQRILKNLKANGQFILVEYETNKANPPWIPYPIPFKYFKEIAQAAGFSEPREIGRSPSIYGHEYLYAASTLSPV; translated from the coding sequence ATGACCATAGCTGAAGCCGCATTACTGATTAGAGATGGCGTAAGGTCGACGGATGGAACCTGGGCTGACCTCGGTGCTGGCACTGGTACCTTTACCCAAGCCTTACAATCTATTCTTTTTAGTGGCAAAGTCTTTGCTGTGGATAAAAATCCGCATGCCTTATGGCGATTACCGGCTCATGAAAAGGTTTTTTTAGAAATTGTAGAGGCTGATTTTTCGATGCCACTAGATTTACCCCCATTAGATGGTATCATTATGGCAAATGCCCTTCACTATTTGAAGGACCCAGCACCTTTCCTCCAGCGTATATTGAAGAATTTAAAGGCGAATGGTCAATTCATTTTAGTCGAATATGAAACAAATAAGGCCAACCCACCTTGGATACCTTATCCTATCCCATTTAAATACTTTAAAGAAATAGCGCAAGCAGCCGGCTTCTCTGAACCCCGAGAAATAGGACGAAGCCCCTCTATTTATGGTCATGAATACCTTTATGCAGCCAGTACACTTAGCCCCGTATAA
- the bcp gene encoding thioredoxin-dependent thiol peroxidase codes for MTQLKEGDKAPVFSGLNQKGETVSLSDFKGKKLVLFFYPKDNTPTCTEEACNLRDNHSLLKKNGYAIVGVSADSQKKHQNFIKKFELTFPLIADVDQVILNAYGVWGEKQLFGKKYMGIIRTTFVINEEGFIEKIIDKVTAKDHTSQILAVA; via the coding sequence ATGACACAACTAAAAGAAGGAGATAAAGCACCCGTTTTTTCAGGATTGAATCAAAAAGGGGAAACTGTTTCCTTAAGTGATTTCAAAGGTAAAAAATTGGTTTTGTTTTTTTATCCCAAAGACAACACCCCCACCTGTACAGAAGAAGCCTGCAATTTGAGAGATAACCACAGCTTACTCAAAAAGAACGGCTATGCCATTGTAGGGGTAAGTGCCGACAGTCAAAAAAAGCATCAAAATTTTATCAAAAAATTTGAACTTACTTTTCCGCTGATTGCAGATGTTGATCAGGTGATCCTAAATGCTTACGGGGTATGGGGCGAAAAACAACTGTTTGGCAAAAAATACATGGGCATAATTCGCACAACCTTTGTGATCAATGAAGAAGGGTTTATTGAAAAAATAATTGATAAAGTAACAGCCAAAGATCACACTAGCCAAATTTTAGCCGTCGCCTGA
- a CDS encoding phosphatidylinositol-specific phospholipase C/glycerophosphodiester phosphodiesterase family protein, which yields MNRLSCFLCLLVSFHLSGQSVVTPLPNAHAHNDYEHEHPLYDALKHGFTSVEADVHLIGGQLYVSHDAPLDLVQTPTLVSLYLEPLALLIKQQKGQVYPNYERPFLLMIDIKTEAKATYSALKEVLEKYQPLLCRSVNGEEMKGPIMVFLSGNRPIAQVQNESIRLVGIDGRPADIGKGYAVDLMPVISDNYNKHLSWKGKKKKVNPDELAKLKAWVDQAHQEGKKVRLWASPENKKVWKLLIKTGIDLLNTDKLAELQQFLTPK from the coding sequence ATGAATCGTTTATCCTGTTTTTTATGCTTGCTAGTATCCTTTCACTTAAGTGGCCAATCGGTTGTTACACCGTTACCCAATGCCCATGCTCACAATGATTATGAACATGAACATCCCTTATATGATGCCCTAAAACATGGTTTTACTAGTGTCGAAGCCGACGTACATCTTATCGGTGGTCAGCTCTATGTTTCGCATGATGCGCCATTAGACTTAGTTCAAACACCAACCCTGGTTTCGCTTTATCTGGAACCACTTGCTTTGTTGATAAAACAACAAAAAGGTCAAGTTTATCCAAATTACGAGAGACCTTTTCTCCTCATGATCGATATCAAAACAGAGGCAAAAGCGACATACAGTGCCTTAAAAGAAGTGCTTGAAAAATATCAACCCTTGTTATGTCGATCTGTAAATGGAGAAGAAATGAAAGGCCCTATCATGGTTTTTCTTTCTGGTAATCGACCGATAGCACAAGTTCAGAACGAGTCCATCCGATTAGTAGGCATCGATGGGCGGCCAGCAGATATAGGAAAGGGCTATGCGGTTGATCTTATGCCCGTAATCAGCGATAATTATAACAAGCACTTGTCTTGGAAGGGTAAAAAGAAGAAAGTAAATCCAGATGAACTGGCAAAACTGAAGGCCTGGGTAGACCAAGCACACCAAGAAGGAAAAAAGGTTCGACTTTGGGCAAGCCCAGAAAATAAAAAGGTCTGGAAACTGCTAATCAAAACAGGGATTGATCTACTTAACACAGATAAATTAGCTGAATTACAGCAATTTCTAACCCCCAAATGA
- a CDS encoding LamG-like jellyroll fold domain-containing protein → MKYLFSFLCLTLVLPAFSQTTVGLVGYYTFDGIFTDITGNSANEGTATGNPSFDCGVKGDAIVLDGIDDLITIKGDAGSINDEFSTEDFTISFYFKPVGMSGTPYLLSKRSEDCLFEQYFFIRYSPLTRIVNGVLTEDMKVVSVARGLDYGTCWQHVALARDKNKLILYINGKFAAELGTSSRVDIFNDGDFTIGGGNCRNSSEPLFSGLIDELRIYNRALDEEEVAGLYFAPDKIAIRDTLIFLGREVDIKITSSCATAFQWIPALDISSSSVAEPTIKPSFPASAPPLTYTVNMVDQVYGCIATDSINITVIDPDLLDCRKLYLPRAFTPNGDGLNDTYGISNPFSVQELISFEIFDRWGSRLFSTQDPFEHWDGYFKGEKVNSGVFLFKLRYVCNQIERFDSGNLTIIR, encoded by the coding sequence ATGAAATATCTTTTTTCGTTTTTATGCTTAACCCTGGTTCTGCCTGCCTTTTCACAAACGACCGTTGGCCTGGTTGGTTATTATACTTTCGATGGCATCTTTACTGACATTACAGGTAATTCAGCAAATGAAGGAACCGCTACGGGTAACCCTAGCTTTGACTGTGGTGTAAAAGGCGATGCTATCGTTCTGGATGGCATAGATGACTTGATTACGATCAAAGGTGATGCCGGAAGTATCAATGATGAATTTAGTACCGAAGACTTTACCATTAGTTTTTACTTCAAGCCTGTCGGAATGTCGGGGACACCTTACCTCTTGTCTAAACGTAGTGAGGACTGCCTGTTTGAACAATATTTCTTTATCCGATATTCACCATTAACCAGGATTGTAAATGGGGTACTGACGGAAGACATGAAAGTCGTTTCTGTTGCCAGAGGCTTGGATTATGGCACTTGCTGGCAACATGTGGCCCTCGCCAGAGATAAAAACAAACTGATTCTATACATTAATGGAAAATTTGCAGCCGAATTGGGGACAAGTAGTCGGGTTGATATTTTTAACGATGGCGATTTCACTATTGGTGGAGGTAATTGCCGAAATTCAAGTGAACCTCTTTTCAGCGGTCTTATTGATGAACTCAGGATTTACAATCGCGCTTTGGACGAAGAAGAAGTGGCTGGCCTCTATTTTGCACCTGATAAAATTGCCATACGAGATACGCTCATTTTTTTAGGCCGTGAAGTAGACATCAAAATAACTTCTTCTTGTGCCACGGCTTTTCAATGGATACCCGCTTTGGATATTTCCTCCTCTTCTGTAGCAGAGCCTACGATTAAACCATCCTTTCCTGCATCGGCCCCACCTTTAACTTATACGGTCAATATGGTGGACCAGGTTTATGGTTGTATCGCCACGGATTCTATAAATATTACCGTTATTGACCCTGACTTATTGGATTGTAGGAAGCTCTATTTGCCTCGTGCTTTTACGCCTAATGGAGATGGACTGAATGACACCTATGGTATCAGTAATCCTTTCTCGGTACAAGAATTAATTTCATTCGAAATCTTTGATCGTTGGGGGAGCCGCTTGTTCTCCACCCAAGACCCCTTCGAACACTGGGATGGGTACTTTAAGGGTGAAAAAGTAAATTCGGGGGTATTTCTTTTTAAATTGCGCTATGTTTGTAACCAAATTGAAAGATTTGACTCAGGTAATTTGACTATTATCAGATAG
- a CDS encoding YbaB/EbfC family nucleoid-associated protein — MFGDMFGQVEEQQKALKEKLGKITVEGIAGDGAITVTSTANREIVNISINKDLLDMEDVEQIEDLVMVAVNRALEKAALKEAEATQGLLKDMLPPGFDNLFGG, encoded by the coding sequence ATGTTTGGTGACATGTTTGGTCAAGTAGAGGAGCAACAAAAGGCCCTCAAAGAGAAGCTGGGGAAAATCACAGTTGAAGGAATAGCAGGCGATGGTGCTATCACTGTCACCTCTACCGCCAATAGGGAAATTGTAAATATTTCCATCAATAAAGATTTGCTCGACATGGAGGATGTAGAGCAAATAGAGGACTTGGTGATGGTAGCCGTTAATCGGGCTTTGGAAAAAGCAGCACTCAAAGAGGCCGAGGCTACGCAGGGCTTGCTAAAAGACATGTTGCCACCGGGTTTTGACAATCTTTTTGGCGGATAA